From a region of the Zonotrichia albicollis isolate bZonAlb1 chromosome 5, bZonAlb1.hap1, whole genome shotgun sequence genome:
- the ARFIP1 gene encoding arfaptin-1 isoform X6: protein MEKLELVRKWSLNTYKCTRQIISEKLGRGSRTVDLELEAQIDILRDNKKKYENILRLAQTLSTQLFQMVHTQRQLGDAFADLSLKSLELHEEFGYNADTQKLLAKNGETLLGAINFFIASVNTLVNKTIEDTLLTVKQYESARIEYDAYRTDLEELNLGPRDANTLPKIEQSQQLFQVHKEKYDKMRNDVSIKLKFLEENKVKVLHNQLVLFHNAIAAYFAGNQKQLEQTLKQFHIKLKTPGADAPSWLEEQ, encoded by the exons ATGGAGAAACTGGAATTGGTGAGAAAGTGGAGCCTGAACACTTACAAG tgtaCACGTCAGATCATCTCTGAAAAACTGGGTCGTGGCTCAAGAACAGTAGACCTGGAACTAGAAGCTCAGATAGATATATTGAgagacaacaaaaaaaaatatgaaaatatcttGAGACTGGCACAGACACTGTCCACACAGCTCTTCCAGATGGTACATACCCAAAGGCAACTTGGAGATGCATTTGCTGACCTGAGTTTGAAATCGTTGGAACTTCAT GAGGAGTTTGGCTACAATGCAGACACGCAGAAACTTCTAGCTAAAAATGGAGAAACACTTCTCGGGGCTATTAACTTTTTTATTGCCAGTGTGAACACATTGGTGAATAAAACAATTGAGGATACATTGTTGACTGTGAAACAGTATGAAAGTGCCAG GATTGAATACGATGCTTATCGAACAGACCTGGAAGAGCTGAACCTGGGCCCTCGTGATGCAAACACTCTGCCAAAGATTGAACAATCACAGCAACTGTTTCAAGTGCACAAAGAGAAATACGACAAAATGCGTAACGACGTATCTATCAAATTGAaatttttggaagaaaataaG GTGAAGGTATTGCACAATCAGCTTGTTCTGTTCCACAATGCCATTGCGGCGTACTTTGCTGGCAATCAAAAGCAGCTTGAACAGACACTTAAACAGTTCCACATCAAATTGAAAACTCCTGGAGCAGATGCCCCATCCTGGCTTGAAGAACAGTAA